The Candidatus Effluviviaceae Genus V sp. genome has a segment encoding these proteins:
- the rsmA gene encoding ribosomal RNA small subunit methyltransferase A — MRPAPPGTMLRKYGLAPAKGRGQNFLADRNAAAKVVEAVGPDPGDIVVEVGPGFGAITFGLVERSRHVVAVELDSGIAAAFRSEYGDVPGLELVEGDFLDLDLDRVARERDASELIVAGNLPYAITSPVLERIVEARDVVRRSVVMVQAEVGARLAAEPGDPDYSALTVMLGSVAGVRRLFQVRRTCFVPRPAVDSAVIEIDLAHPPELASRASTFEGVVRAAFGRRRKMLRSALRPLLEPVGVTTDELCAASGIDLRRRGETLSVNEFDRLAVSLDRLERAG; from the coding sequence ATGAGACCGGCCCCGCCGGGAACGATGCTCCGGAAGTACGGGCTGGCGCCCGCGAAGGGGCGGGGCCAGAACTTCCTCGCCGACCGGAACGCGGCGGCGAAGGTGGTCGAGGCCGTAGGCCCGGACCCGGGAGACATCGTCGTCGAGGTCGGTCCCGGGTTCGGGGCCATCACCTTCGGATTGGTGGAACGTTCGCGGCACGTCGTCGCGGTGGAACTGGACTCGGGCATCGCGGCGGCCTTCCGGAGCGAGTACGGCGATGTGCCGGGGCTCGAACTCGTCGAGGGCGATTTTCTCGATCTCGATCTCGACCGTGTGGCCCGCGAACGCGACGCGTCGGAGCTCATCGTGGCCGGGAACCTGCCGTACGCGATCACGAGCCCGGTGCTCGAGCGAATCGTCGAGGCACGGGACGTCGTGCGTCGGTCTGTGGTCATGGTCCAGGCCGAGGTCGGGGCGCGCCTGGCGGCCGAACCGGGCGACCCGGACTACTCGGCGCTGACGGTCATGCTCGGCTCGGTCGCGGGCGTCAGAAGGCTCTTCCAGGTCAGGCGGACGTGTTTCGTCCCGCGTCCGGCGGTCGACTCGGCCGTCATCGAGATCGACCTCGCCCATCCGCCGGAGCTGGCGTCGAGGGCCTCAACGTTCGAGGGCGTCGTGCGCGCCGCGTTCGGCCGTCGGCGCAAGATGCTCCGATCGGCGCTGAGGCCGCTTCTGGAGCCGGTCGGGGTCACGACGGATGAACTCTGCGCAGCGTCCGGCATCGACCTCAGACGCAGGGGCGAGACGCTGTCCGTCAACGAGTTCGACCGTCTCGCCGTCTCGCTCGACCGGCTCGAACGGGCAGGATGA